A window from Musa acuminata AAA Group cultivar baxijiao chromosome BXJ3-10, Cavendish_Baxijiao_AAA, whole genome shotgun sequence encodes these proteins:
- the LOC135651558 gene encoding stem-specific protein TSJT1-like, with the protein MLAIFHKMVAHPPQELGCSESTSTVPPMPGYSRRQPKNPDEILRDFHSAHPAHAFCATFSGGAALACLGPRAPPPSLLHRRWFCSFDEVYCMFVGSLDNLSSLVRQYGLCGKSTNEALLVIEAYRTLRDRGPYPADQVVKDLGGSFAFVVYDNKNGAVFAALSSDGGVPLHWGIAADGSVVICDDREIMKGSCGKSYAPFPAGCMFHSEGGLRSFEHPTKKMQAMPRVDSEGMMCGASFKVDAFSKIATMPRVGSAANWTSWDDSY; encoded by the exons ATGTTGGCTATATTCCACAAAATGGTCGCCCACCCTCCTCAGGAGCTCGGctgctccgagtccacctccactgTCCCTCCCATGCCCGGCTACAGCCGGCGGCAACCCAAGAACCCCGACGAGATCCTCAGGGACTTCCACTCCGCCCACCCCGCCCACGCCTTCTGTGCCACCTTCAGCGGCGGCGCCGCCCTCGCCTGCCTCGGCCCCCGCGCCCCGCCTCCCTCCCTCCTCCACCGGAG GTGGTTCTGTAGCTTTGATGAAGTATACTGCATGTTCGTAGGGAGCCTCGACAATCTGAGCTCCCTCGTCAGGCAGTACGGGCTCTGCGGCAAGTCCACCAACGAGGCGCTGTTGGTGATCGAGGCCTACCGGACGCTGCGCGACCGCGGGCCGTACCCGGCCGACCAGGTCGTGAAGGACCTCGGCGGCAGCTTCGCCTTCGTCGTCTACGACAACAAGAACGGCGCCGTCTTCGCGGCCCTG AGCTCGGACGGCGGCGTGCCACTGCACTGGGGCATCGCGGCGGATGGCTCCGTGGTGATCTGTGACGACAGGGAGATCATGAAGGGAAGCTGCGGCAAGTCTTATGCTCCGTTCCCAGCAG GGTGCATGTTCCACAGTGAGGGAGGGTTGAGGAGCTTCGAGCACCCGACGAAGAAGATGCAGGCGATGCCGAGGGTGGACAGCGAGGGAATGATGTGCGGCGCCAGCTTCAAGGTGGACGCCTTCTCGAAGATCGCCACCATGCCCCGGGTGGGCAGCGCCGCCAACTGGACCTCGTGGGATGACTCCTACTGA
- the LOC104000508 gene encoding tetraspanin-19 isoform X2 yields MGWWVRSCLQSVLKMVNSMIGLTGMGMILYALWMLRSWYKHLDGTSFGVSGSTPPWFIYTFLGLGISLCLITCVGHIAAETANSYCLSCYMVFVFLFITLEAAITAFIFLNRDWEEDFPEDPTGEFNELKNFVKSNFEMCEWIGLLVVATQALSIFAAMVLRALGPDSGTDCDSDDDAIPARLPLMRNQV; encoded by the exons ATGGGTTGGTGGGTGAGGAGTTGCCTGCAGTCGGTGCTGAAGATGGTGAACTCTATGATCGGGTTGACGGGGATGGGAATGATCCTCTACGCTCTGTGGATGCTTCGCTCGTGGTACAAGCACCTGGATGGTACCTCCTTCGGAGTCTCCGGTTCCACGCCTCCATG GTTCATTTACACTTTTCTTGGACTAGGCATCTCCCTTTGTTTGATAACATGCGTGGGTCACATCGCTGCTGAAACAGCTAACAGTTATTGTCTTTCTTGT TACATGGTATTTGTCTTTCTATTTATTACATTGGAGGCTGCAATTACTGCATTTATATTTCTGAACAGAGACTGGGAGGAG GATTTTCCTGAGGATCCAACGGGAGAGTTCAATGAATTAAAGAATTTCGTGAAATCAAATTTTGAAATGTGTGAATGGATAGGTTTGTTGGTTGTGGCTACACAG GCATTATCTATCTTCGCGGCAATGGTGCTTAGGGCACTTGGACCCGACAGTGGAACCGATTGCGACAGCGATGACGACGCCATACCTGCTAGGCTGCCCCTTATGAGAAACCAGGTTTAG
- the LOC104000508 gene encoding tetraspanin-19 isoform X1 yields the protein MGWWVRSCLQSVLKMVNSMIGLTGMGMILYALWMLRSWYKHLDGTSFGVSGSTPPWFIYTFLGLGISLCLITCVGHIAAETANSYCLSCYMVFVFLFITLEAAITAFIFLNRDWEEDFPEDPTGEFNELKNFVKSNFEMCEWIGLLVVATQALSIFAAMVLRALGPDSGTDCDSDDDAIPARLPLMRNQVNR from the exons ATGGGTTGGTGGGTGAGGAGTTGCCTGCAGTCGGTGCTGAAGATGGTGAACTCTATGATCGGGTTGACGGGGATGGGAATGATCCTCTACGCTCTGTGGATGCTTCGCTCGTGGTACAAGCACCTGGATGGTACCTCCTTCGGAGTCTCCGGTTCCACGCCTCCATG GTTCATTTACACTTTTCTTGGACTAGGCATCTCCCTTTGTTTGATAACATGCGTGGGTCACATCGCTGCTGAAACAGCTAACAGTTATTGTCTTTCTTGT TACATGGTATTTGTCTTTCTATTTATTACATTGGAGGCTGCAATTACTGCATTTATATTTCTGAACAGAGACTGGGAGGAG GATTTTCCTGAGGATCCAACGGGAGAGTTCAATGAATTAAAGAATTTCGTGAAATCAAATTTTGAAATGTGTGAATGGATAGGTTTGTTGGTTGTGGCTACACAG GCATTATCTATCTTCGCGGCAATGGTGCTTAGGGCACTTGGACCCGACAGTGGAACCGATTGCGACAGCGATGACGACGCCATACCTGCTAGGCTGCCCCTTATGAGAAACCAG GTCAATCGATGA